One Cryptomeria japonica chromosome 9, Sugi_1.0, whole genome shotgun sequence genomic window carries:
- the LOC131045752 gene encoding nuclear transcription factor Y subunit C-2-like, which translates to MGERVKIGSVEEQAELRELWSKEMEEIQGLNSNEVRNKSGGDLPLARVKKIMKADEAKMVSAEAVVVMGKACEMMMKELSLRAWIRTRDGKRRTLQNKDIWSGVSESEVFDFLVDVLPRPKPLHPPLLSLNAFDLVNNPFFTYGQFPNGFLWPS; encoded by the coding sequence ATGGGGGAGAGAGTAAAAATTGGGAGTGTTGAAGAACAGGCCGAGTTAAGAGAGCTTTGGAGTAAGGAAATGGAGGAAATCCAAGGATTGAATAGCAATGAAGTGAGAAACAAAAGTGGGGGTGATTTGCCATTGGCGAGAGTGAAGAAGATAATGAAAGCAGATGAGGCGAAGATGGTTTCAGCTGAGGCAGTTGTTGTGATGGGAAAGGCGTGTGAAATGATGATGAAAGAGCTGAGTTTGCGGGCGTGGATTCGAACTCGGGACGGCAAGAGACGTACCCTGCAAAACAAAGACATTTGGAGTGGTGTGAGCGAGAGTGAGGTGTTTGATTTTCTTGTGGACGTACTTCCTAGGCCAAAACCACTTCACCCTCCTCTTCTTTCCTTGAATGCTTTTGATCTTGTTAATAATCCTTTCTTCACCTATGGGCAGTTCCCCAATGGCTTCTTGTGGCCCTCCTGA
- the LOC131045727 gene encoding pentatricopeptide repeat-containing protein At4g02750-like — translation MISGYAAQGFPHRALALFQQMQTSILQPSHFTFSAVISVCNALVDFYGNCGYIVDARQVFDKMSLGDAVSWTIIISSYARREPCEEALSLFRQMKQSGFQPCQFVYSGVISACARLGLLEEGVEIHEEIIRKGYEFHISVANALIDMYVKCGMIRKARELFDKIPQRDVVSWTVMVLAYTKQGFAEEALTLFWKMRETGCRPNELTFASVLTAVANMGSLKLGTQFHAEILRCGFQTYVSVANALMDMYAKCGSIEKAQDVFAQMHQTDVVSWNTMTTGLAHNGFLEEALKLFNKMPRRDVISWNAMIAGFMQNGFVEEAVKLFNEMPERSIVSWTTMISGYAHNRFLDEALKLFKEMTIRDTVSWNAMIAGLGHNGYDDEALKLFQQMHLAGVRPNSETFATVLPACAKLAALGHGVEIHEKVIRSGFHTDVLVGNALINMYAKCGDIQKANEIFERMHQRDSVSWTSMITGFAMHGYGKKSLDLFEQMKFSGMTPDHITFLSILSACSHAGLVDEGHKYFDCMRTYYNINPTMEHYRCMVDLLGRAGHLDEAIDFIYKMPVKPNGAIWNCLMGACRIHSNVDLGEYVAGRIFELEPQNAAPYVLLMNIYAAAGRLSEIETIRQMMNDRGVKKTPGYSWNEINEHVNAFSVGERLQTEN, via the coding sequence ATGATTTCAGGCTATGCAGCGCAGGGCTTTCCTCACAGAGCATTGGCACTGTTCCAGCAAATGCAAACAAGCATCCTTCAGCCCAGTCACTTTACGTTTTCCGCCGTTATTTCTGTATGCAATGCCCTTGTCGATTTCTATGGAAACTGTGGATATATCGTGGATGCCCGCcaagtgtttgataaaatgtcTTTGGGAGATGCTGTGTCGTGGACTATTATTATTTCTTCTTATGCAAGGAGAGAACCTTGCGAGGAAGCTTTGAGTCTGTTTCGGCAAATGAAGCAGTCAGGCTTCCAGCCATGTCAGTTTGTATATTCAGGGGTGATTTCGGCATGTGCACGTCTCGGATTGCTAGAAGAGGGTGTGGAAATCCATGAGGAGATCATTAGGAAGGGATATGAGTTTCATATCTCTGTGGCCAATGCTCTTATAGATATGTATGTGAAATGTGGAATGATACGAAAGGCGcgagaattgtttgacaaaatacccCAACgagatgttgtctcatggactgtgATGGTTTTGGCTTATACAAAGCAAGGGTTTGCTGAAGAGGCATTGACACTGTTTTGGAAAATGAGAGAAACAGGCTGCAGGCCTAATGAGCTCACCTTTGCTAGTGTTCTTACGGCAGTTGCCAACATGGGATCTCTCAAGCTCGGTACGCAATTCCACGCAGAGATATTGAGATGTGGATTCCAGACTTATGTCTCTGTTGCAAATGCATTGatggatatgtatgcaaaatgtggtagCATAGAGAAGGCGCAGGATGTGTTTGCTCAAATGCATCAAACCGATGTGGTTTCATGGAATACAATGACTACAGGACTTGCACATAACGGATTTCTTGAGGAGGCTCTAAAACTGTTTAATAAAATGCCTCGACGTGATGTGATAtcttggaatgcaatgattgcagggtTTATGCAGAATGGGTTTGTTGAAGAAGCTGTGAAACTGTTTAACGAAATGCCCGAAAGAAGCATAGTTTCGTGGACAACGATGATTTCAGGATATGCACATAATAGATTTCTCGATGAGGCCCTGAAGCTCTTCAAGGAAATGACTATACGGGACACTGTCTCATGGAACGCAATGATTGCAGGATTAGGGCATAATGGTTATGACGACGAGGCCTTGAAGCTTTTTCAACAAATGCACTTAGCTGGTGTAAGGCCAAACTCGGAAACCTTTGCTACTGTGCTACCTGCCTGTGCAAAATTGGCAGCTCTAGGACATGGGGTGGAAATCCATGAAAAAGTAATAAGAAGTGGGTTTCACACAGATGTTCTTGTGGGCAATGCCTTGataaatatgtatgcaaaatgtggtgATATTCAGAAGGCAAATGAAATATTTGAAAGAATGCATCAAAGAGATTCAGTCTCCTGGACATCTATGATTACAGGGTTCGCGATGCATGGTTATGGCAAGAAATCCCTTGACCTCTTTGAGCAAATGAAATTTTCTGGTATGACACCAGATCATATCACCTTTCTTAGTATTTTGTCTGCATGCAGTCATGCAGGTTTGGTGGATGAGGGCCATAAGTACTTCGATTGCATGAGAACGTATTATAATATCAACCCTACTATGGAACACTATAGAtgcatggttgaccttcttggGCGTGCTGGCCATCTGGATGAAGCAATCGATTTCATCTACAAAATGCCAGTAAAACCCAATGGCGCCATTTGGAATTGTTTGATGGGTGCTTGTAGGATACACAGTAATGTGGATTTAGGAGAATATGTGGCAGGACGAATTTTTGAATTGGAGCCTCAAAATGCAGCACCTTATGTGCTTCTTATGAATATCTATGCTGCAGCTGGCAGGTTGAGTGAGATTGAAACTATACGGCAAATGATGAACGACAGGGGTGTAAAAAAGACACCCGGATACAGTTGGAATGAGATCAATGAACATGTAAATGCTTTTTCTGTAGGAGAAAGGTTGCAGAcagaaaattga